From the Candidatus Sysuiplasma jiujiangense genome, one window contains:
- a CDS encoding DUF981 family protein, which produces MAFQPFVDDLGLELFILAFVGFILVYAAITLVMAYRKGENKEFMDRLRALSVPLGILGFFIFIMGIAGELVWPLPNFGGLGYDILFFDAFTLLGVILMSIAVAVNFNRKLEYTGMLSFMFGLTVIFYGITAYNLKMTKEPLAMLLLYAGFGISGILALPASIAVDKAIVSPKVGKSWLYWTYSFILFMALSALAAVAIAAPAIASHLASAP; this is translated from the coding sequence ATGGCATTTCAACCCTTCGTGGATGACCTCGGACTCGAGTTGTTCATACTCGCATTCGTGGGCTTCATACTCGTTTATGCGGCAATAACGCTGGTCATGGCGTACAGAAAAGGAGAGAACAAAGAATTCATGGATCGCCTCCGGGCACTCTCGGTGCCTCTGGGAATCCTCGGTTTCTTCATATTCATAATGGGAATCGCGGGAGAGCTGGTTTGGCCGCTTCCGAATTTCGGAGGACTTGGCTACGACATACTCTTCTTTGATGCATTTACCCTGCTTGGAGTAATATTGATGTCAATCGCTGTTGCAGTCAACTTCAACAGGAAACTTGAATACACAGGCATGCTTTCATTCATGTTTGGCCTCACGGTGATCTTCTACGGCATCACAGCATACAACCTCAAGATGACTAAGGAGCCGCTGGCCATGCTTCTTCTCTATGCAGGATTCGGCATATCTGGAATTCTTGCCCTTCCTGCTTCCATTGCCGTAGACAAGGCGATTGTTTCCCCCAAGGTCGGAAAATCCTGGCTGTACTGGACATATTCATTTATCCTGTTCATGGCACTTTCGGCGCTCGCAGCAGTGGCAATTGCGGCGCCTGCAATAGCAAGCCACCTGGCTTCTGCTCCGTAG